tttgcacttattgtatgttttatgccttgtataagtgattccgagctatatagatgttgtggcatgaattcatgctatttttgagttttaaagtctgagtaaaagcccaaggattaagtcgggatcgagttcggggatcaacggatgatagtggaacgaaatgaagaatcgagcaggcatattgcgcagtgtccagtaaaatgcacataactatTTGCTTGgaactccgtttgggctccacaatatatcattggaaagctatttaaaaggaatacaactttcatgttttacacttTCCCAAATTCCCAACTTATACAACTCAAGTGCGCGACCAAGTGAGCAATCGCGCACTGGGCACTTGGGGCAGAATGGTGTGCAAAGTGCGAGATCAGGTGCGCGGTCATGCATGTCCTGTCCGGGAAAAGCCCTATTTCGCTAAGAAAGGGTAGTTTTGTCCGGAATTTGTTTTGGGGTGGATTAAACACCCCAAAACACCATTTTTGAcacacttttcacataccttagaCCTAGGGAAGCttaggagaagaaggagaagcaagagcacaaggatttcatccttccttcctcactcaaatccgggtttggattgtatttatgtttttctctatttttatttcattgtgAAGAACTCCTCCATGTCTATGGTGTAGAACCTTTTGGGTTTGATGGATAtggtgtattgatggttgtttctggattataactctatatttatgtatttgaatcatgtttggaagatttaattattgcatctatgttcacttgttcttgtaatcgagagaggcataacttgtgattaGGGGTGtatataggtcgggttggttcggattttttaattaccaaaccaaaccaattgtattgtgttattaaatctaaatatcaaaccaaaccaataaaagttaGGTTTTTTAATCTcgggtttttcgggttttcgggttttttcggATTTAttttcataaagtcttcatagcacaaaacgtaaaatttgtgctccaaatatttctttaatcctagtaagacagaactatataaggtatttttcaataaaataacataaatatgagatgagtcatggcattgtactaaaatattcaataataaagataataaaattgcataaaatataaattattaataagccataataaaaataaatataatttaaaattacgactaataagtactattatttacatgaatgaccactaaaagaaaaataagttatacattttatctaaaccatgaaaaaactaaaaaatagatatccaacactattttcattcatagtacaattgaattgaatgtttTATAAGCattggtattgatttgattttggtttaggatttatttaagttactaacatttatggagaataaaacttattggagcatttaaaaattataagcccaagcttgaaataatatgttaaaagataaaactatgaaaaagcttaagaaatatttataaactacactacaataaatatttttgtgtattaaatatatttaaaacttctatacatataatgtcgggttggtttggtttcggtttgactttttttagttaaaaccaaaccaaaccaaatatggtcgggttttgttttccaacaccaaaccaaatcaaaccaaactataGTCGGATTTGTTTTCTcagtttgactcggattatcgggtttgTGCGGTTTGTCGTTTCATTTGTACTCCCCtacttgtgatatatttgcactatattgttagtagagttcatagattcttttaAGTTATCGAAATaggctagttgaatccttgattaaacctagttaggaggataatcgaaagaggttctcctaaagaccaatccattacgaattcttgcatatcttcaccgagcttaaattggttcatattgtgaggttgagacttaatcgagagaggagtttctatgaaataattgtactgataattaagtgaattcgagagacttacttgaacattagaagtgaattatctagagttagatcccgaacaattatcttgcacctatcctatcaacccatattttctcccattaaTAACTTCCTTGATTACCTTTGTtgagattgtcattagtcaatagtttaggTTCTTATTTAGTTTCAATTCTTAATTGTATAAATCTCCATTattgatcctcctggatagcaatTGAGCTACGAACttcgagaatactgtttaaatccaattctCGTGGAGATGATAATTATaatatactatctttgactagcgagcacaatttaagtgtgtgttttgcgctcgtcagatTCCAAAGAGATTTTTTAGGAATtagacttgggtaagtgttctctatccgcaagtgattgtatttcataaatccatgtcaatattcatcatttatttcgaatttagatggaagaaattgggatttttgtaaaacttttcaaaaacgaaaatttaggatttgaaagacaatccgatgtcggaattcgataatttttgtatggttggactcatatcggaacgggtgtttggattttataagttttttaGGGATTTGATatgtgggtcccactatcgatttttttaatgaatttcggattttaatccgaaaaattagtaaattcatatgaaaataattcctacgattcgtgttgagtatattgaattgtttatgactagatttgaagcttgcCGCGCCCTAATTTCTCACAAAAGTGGGCTTcaacgtgtgacaactcttttaaatggaaTATAGAGTGttaaagagaagagtcgccacctaacgggttttaaggtgtgttaggacACCTATTATCTAGATAACTccgtttgactagtcaacgccaccaaagatcgagtaaggactcaaattacctcaaagagaaggtgttaggcactctttgaggtccacaactatgggtcccggccgaacttaagactatgtggattataattaggcgagatgatcaaataaacaaagagaataaaaggtcaaagagttttattataacacaatgagaattggtacaaatcttaaggactacaaggatacaactatAACGGTCTGTATTAGATGACTAAATGTATAAAGGAAGGGGGGTGTCCTAagtttttttagcctaaaggattaccccgtgcaacataaataatatttcgcaactccttttagataggagttgctcatatATTCAGCGGGTACAGACTATCATGTcctactacccgattactatgttgaagttgtttaacTAGAGCGTTCTAATTCATTTCTAGGTCgcatcctatgcgtgcactactcgtcccatgcctatggtccaggggGCCTTTgacctactatttgggtggttctagactttacttaggttgctcaaaagatGATGAaactaggcgacattcaaaacaaataAGACTTCATGCAAAGACAGTTAAAGGCCCAAGTTAGtctccacacataaacaacaatTGCACACGGGCAGATTAGGCGGCATACAGTTTCAGAGTTAAGACGCATTAGAGCCATTAAGTcatataagcatgatttctataattctGATTTTCAATCGTACATGTAGTGCTGTTATTTTAGAACAACGAATTTGCAGATTATCGGTAttataaatcctataggcatgatatctaaattatTTGCGCAATAAGGCAATAAAAtcgtttgaaagcttaaaatccGCGTTTGATTTTATTAGCATACTTTCTAGGCGAGTAAtagtatcctataggcaggatttctaagagTTGGCAATTGAAACTGATTCTATAATACttcatccctataggcatgttttctaggcgaGCAATATGATGGAAACATCAATAACAATAGCTAATTAATCAATtaaggtcctatagacatggtatctagataagGATCATAAGTCAATATAATCCTACAAGCATGTTATCTAGTAAATACACTGCAGTTGCACAAATTGAAGGAGTGGACAcctgattcctataggcatgttgtctaataaCGCATGACAGTAAACACGGGAACAGCAAAGTACTTAAACCCATGCATCTGATAGTAAAACAGGTTAAGTGAGTGTGTGATTTactataggtatgatttctactAATTCACAATACATGAAAACATATAGCAAATCTGGCATGTTGTTTAGAGTAACAAAGAGATCACATAGACTCTATAGGCATGTTTTATACCTTTTTATGCAAACATTAGAACATACCCATTTTTtcaatttcactaacaccccaattgattgtttacaaattattacaggcccaattaATGAACATAAGTATAAATATTACACACGGAAAACTGCATACCAAAAGCAGGcccaaaagtaaaaaataaacctGTATTGCCTGGGCTCTCAACAAGCTCACTTTTCTACGAATAGCAGGCCCAGATGTGAACTCAGCTCAAGCACTGGAGGGTATCAATTGCACAACCCAAATTCAGATTTTGGAACCATGTTAGAACCCAGATGGAGTCTCACTTACCAAACAATTGCGAGTTAACAAATACACCTAGTAATCACTTAAAGAATTCTGGACCTACTAACAACGAATAAGTGACAGAATTTGAATAAATGCATTTTGTATTTTAGAAGCAGACATAGCaggattaattaaataaagaacaTGCAAGTTAAGAGGATCAATAAGGCTTAGATTCCTCATGGCAAGTTGATATAACAATACTGACATTCCACACTCGATCAATTAGCAGGAGATAGTATATTGAGCAGAAGAACATATTGAGAGAGTTAGGGGAATCAGGTTTTCTGAGGTTATAAGATAAATATATCAGAGTGCACAATGCCAAACAAGTCCAGGATAGGGCACTAACCTAAAGGATTTCAAATGTCTATCTGGTACAATAAAAGTTCTAGCATGGCAATTCTAATAAGGTCACAAATAGCATATCAACATACTAGTAGTATAGCTTGGCCAATATCAGGAAACGTAACATGGTGGGGATAGATCATAGTACAAAGGCTTTACAGAAACTTATGGCATGTGAAAGGCAGATTAGCTACACATTAACATGTCAGTTGGCCATACATAAGAGAGGAAATGTAATATTTACCCTAAAGTCTTAGATGATGCTAAAGATCAGGATTACAAATAGCAAGGAAACATATTTAGGCTAGATCTTAAGACAATATGAGATCCATATAGTTGTGACCAGTTTGCAAAGAACAGTCAATTAAACACAAGACTCAGTAATTCATTCAAAGCAAAGGAATGGTTTCATAAGAGTTTTAGTATAGTACCCAAAGCAAGGCATGCAATGgattctataactaacaacatGTAGTCAGTTTCTTTAAAAGAACATCTACAATAGGCATGCATTGAAACTCAAAACTCAAACATGTTCAGATACTAAGAAAAACACAGAGGTATGGAACTGATTTCAGAGAAAAACAAGGAAATCCAACATAGAAGTGCAGGATATAGTGAAGAACACATATTAGCCTAACACAAACTAAGAACAGACTGAAATCTATCACATGTACTAAAATGCATTCAACTATCAAAGAATACAGAATGACAGGGGAGTATCATAACAGTGCAGTATCAAGGATTCACAACTAACAAAGGAACTAAATCATGCTCACAGAATTTTAAACGTCCTTAATATCTAGAACACATAGAGATATACAGAAGGAAAAATATTGAACATTGCAAGAGTTAAAGGCACTAACCAGTAGGAAAATTAATCCAAAAAAATAAGGATTTTAGAATACTGGTAGCAAGAACCCCAAATCTCTAATACTTCAGAGTTTACAAGAGCCTCATAAGGGCCCCAAGCAGTGCTTGCACTGGGGGAGGTTGATAATattatggccttggctttcagctgacCAAAGAGCcaagggtttcaaagaagatAAACGAATGAGAAAGGTATATTGAGTGCAATAGGAGTGAAAACTTCGGTCTTTCAAAAGGGATTAGGGAGGGATTTATATAGTAGCAAAATTAAATACACAAACAAggaaaaatcatcaattaaacacaagaaaggaaagaatatcacatgcaatcgaaaatcagtaaggaaaaaggaaaatcgCAAACCCTAGTTGGGTCCAATGGCCTTGAATCGAACCAATAATGCAAGAATCGTTCATTGTAGCGTGTATATAGACAAAAAGTTGTCCAGATCTTCACCAAATCAAGATAAATCGGTCCCATTTTGAGAAATGATTCTTGCCAAAAATAGGACAAGAACTAAGTAACACCATGGACACGCGTATAATAGCAGAATATCACAAAGTAGGTAAGTAaatcatggattgattccatgTTTGAGTTGGAATCGGAGAAGATTAGGGATATGGTAGCTAGGGTTTATCAGAGGTGGGTGGAGAGATGAGAGAATAGAGGCGGCTATAGGTGGGAAAtaaggattagggtttgggggttgggtTAATTAAAAAAGGGGAATGAACaagggccgttgatcttgagagatcaacggccaggattaaaaaTTGAACGGGGCGGGTCATGGAGATAGGTAGCAACCGGGTTTAGTAAAAGGTTGTTTGGCTTGGGCTAGGGGCTATTTTTTTTAAGTAACTATACCACTCAGCAGCACTTGCCtagtggctaatatataaataaaatcccaaaatgggtccaaagcttacaagatgtccaaaccaaaatagaagttgcatgaagctactagctattaaaagatagaaaagctaaaatctaatgaactagctattacaacatgataagttgaatgcttccttctcctattagtgtatgtgaatccaattgtcattggcaaataccaagaagcacctatcaagctctcaccaggcgccaGGGTATACTGTCCATAGGCTAAAATGaactccaaacatctccaccacAGAGTTGAAGCCAGCATAGTCTTCCAAGTGTAGCTACTATATGATCTCCATATGCAGTGGACTGATTTTGTCCAAGTATTAATCATGTGCTCACTCATCAAAATTAATGTGTAGAAGAGgagcctggctttaggcaggctttgcaaggcaaaagccaggcatgagctggctttaggctggctttgcaaggcaaaagccaggaatGAGCTGGCGTTAAGCAGGATTTGCAAAGCAAAGGCCAGGCTTTGAAATTGTGCCTTTTTGTGATCTTGTAAGCTTAGATCCTTCCCTACTAGAACCTTTAATGTAGACATCATTCTAAAAATTACTAAACCATCCTCAGATTGAGCATTAaagcatgctaataccactgagaaatgattcaacaatctccaaaaataccatatgaTGGGTTCAGCATTTTCCTTAGCATTTGGACATATCAGAAGTAGGATATATTGTACCATCCCACACCTACTTATCGCATTTTTTCTGTACACTATCGAAGCACCCCCAAAATGAGCATGGGACCATGCTAATACCATTGGAAAGTGCCTTGATAGCATACTGAATGTGACAAAGAAACATGCAGGTTTGTGCAGAGTCCAATCCTGTGAAGCCATCTGTCTGGGGTTTTTCTCTTTGCTATTCTAACCCTAAGGTTAGGTGATTGAGATTTTTCTAGATTGATCAACCTCCTCCCTGCACTAGGCAGTTCAGAGAGAACACAATGTTAACTATAAAATATGTCACTGAGTTGCCTTCtctgaacacatgttgaaagatcacattgaagttgtccttcatctctataattttcttcacatcctgtgcaattacccaaggaggatcccattccccttctatcgccttcttcatcatcaatgaATCAGTCTCCAGTATGAGAGGGTGAAGATCATGCTCCACACAATATTCCAACCCTTGAAGAATAGCCTTAGCTTCAGCTACCACATTAGTTGTCACTCCTAGGTCTACTGCCCTAGGATACACCACATCACCTTCATCATCCCTCACACAAAATCCTAGGGAGCTAGGTCCGGGATTTCCCTTTGAAGCTCCATCAGTATTAGATTTGTACCAACCATGAAAAGGAAGCTGCCATGTTACTCTTGTAGTGATCAATATAGGTTTATATCCTTCAAAGTATTGAATCATGTCTGGCCATAACAAtggaatattagggatccaagcaTACCCCACCCTTGCCAGTTGATGCAATGTCCTATTTATCTCATGAATCACCATGTTTGGGGACACTGAACCACCATGTTTACCTgcatttcttctcttccaaagCTCCCAAGTGATGATAGCTGGTACTGCTTGAAATAGTGGCTTTAATTTTGGACAACAGTGAGCATACCACCAATGCCTTATAATCTGCTTTAATTGAATCAATTGCacagaaattccagcagcccCCATGAACAAGTTCCATACCTTATAGGTAGTAGGACTTGTGACAAATATATGCTCAATGGATTCCTTTTGgggctgctgacaacaccaacaccTAGACATCACCATTTGCCCTTGCCTCCTCCACATATCATCGGTGGCTATTTTCTGCCTCCACAATCTCCAcaagaagaaggatatcttgaatGGCAAACCTTTAATCCATATTAACTTGAATTCCTAATTAGGATCTGCCCTATGCTTTAATATTTTCCAAGCACTGCTAACACTGAACTTTCCTGAAGGAGTTGGCATCCAGTATGGCCTATCCCAATATCCCTCACTGCCTTAATAATGCACATTTAGCCTTATATGTTCTGCAATTTCCTCATTGAAAGTTTGATCTAGCAGCTGATCATCCTATGTTTCCCCTTGCCGCAGTTCTGCCACCTCCTGAAGATCTCCATTGATTGGAAATTCTTCCGGTAATATGTGATAAAGTACACCCAATCCAGTCCAATTTTTATGCCAAATATTAGTTGTTCCACTCTTCAATTCCCATACGATATCATTCTTCCCTAGCATTCAACATTTGTCTCCAAACATGAGACCCTCCTCTAAAATGCACCATTGTTGGTAGCTCCTTCTTGCAATACTTATTCCACATGAAATTAGACCACAAagattttgtggtcctaaaccCCCACCATAATTTAGCAAACAGTTCCCTTGAGACATCATTTAAGGACCTAAAACCTAGGCCCCCTTCCTCTTTAGGAAGGCAAAGATTTTGCCATGAAGCCCAGTGTCTGCTTCTCCCTTCTTCCTTTGTGCTCCAAAAGAACCTAGCAAAAGTCTTATGTAGATGCCCCAGGATGCTGTTTGGTGGATCAAGTACTGATAACATGTGAACTGGCATACTTTGCAACACACTAGAGATGAGTGTTGCCTTTCCTCTAAATGACAACAACTTTCCTTTCCATGAATGCAACTTAGCCTTCACCTTATTGATAAGATCCTCATAATAGTCCTTCATCCTTCTAGTGTAAAAAATAGGACACCCTAGATATGTGAAGGGGAATTTACCTCTTGCAAATCCTCTAATAGCTCCAACTGCCTAAAACAATCCATTAGCAACCTTTGAATGTATGtagtatgaactcttatctttgttGATCATCTGACCTGATATCTTCTCATAGTTCCCCAACACTGCCATAATCTTTCTCAAAGAGAGAGGATGAGCAGATGCAAAGATTATCGTATCATCAGCATATGCCAAGTGGTTTAAAGGTTCAGACCACTTAGGCATTCCAAATCCCACAAATGACTTGTCTTCAAAGAACTTATTCAAAGACCTGGAAAGTACATCAGCTGATAGAATGAACAATGCTAGAGATAGGGGATCCCCTTGTTTCACACCCCTTGTCGACTTAAAGAACCCTGAGGACTTCCCATTCACCCATACTGAATACCAATTATTTGACATCAGGTTCCACACCATGTTGATGTAGTGTTCAGAAAATCCCATCTTCCTTAGCACATGCAATAAGTACTTCCATGAAACCCTATCATAGGCCTTAGCCATATCAAGCTTGATCACCACATTAGCTGGCTTTCCCCTTAACCTTATGTCAGTGACAATTTCTTGAGTCAATAAGATGTTCTCAAATATACTCCTACCCTTTACAAATCCGGATTGATTAGGAGTTATTAGAGATGGCAAAAAACTCTCCAATCTGTCATGTAACACCCTAGACAAGACCTTGTTAATAGAGTTGCTCAAAC
The nucleotide sequence above comes from Nicotiana tabacum cultivar K326 chromosome 12, ASM71507v2, whole genome shotgun sequence. Encoded proteins:
- the LOC142167362 gene encoding uncharacterized protein LOC142167362; its protein translation is MVMSRCWCCQQPQKESIEHIFVTSPTTYKVWNLFMGAAGISVQLIQLKQIIRHWWYAHCCPKLKPLFQAVPAIITWELWKRRNAGKHGGSVSPNMVIHEINRTLHQLARVGYAWIPNIPLLWPDMIQYFEGYKPILITTRVTWQLPFHGWYKSNTDGASKGNPGPSSLGFCVRDDEGDVVYPRAVDLGVTTNVVAEAKAILQGLEYCVEHDLHPLILETDSLMMKKNDVYIKGSSREGSKLTRSQKGTISKPGLCFANPA